The Punica granatum isolate Tunisia-2019 chromosome 4, ASM765513v2, whole genome shotgun sequence genome has a window encoding:
- the LOC116205406 gene encoding uncharacterized protein LOC116205406 isoform X4, whose translation MDYDENDFQNQNHHLAGDGGKLGLSAEGYLFDGETSINVSGRDVGDVVIDSAKNDAKEDITCSEVKVDDATRDSGNIAVKDNLKTQEDPHPTSDASIKDENNLRKDNDLLSKELLALENEKKVNIQNSGGDTQNVGSDEMNRQNSNINAVESITPRLDAPLDSTVEGIKEGNAGRTVFCTVVETSVLEVDTGSATVQESVEEACGGTTIQACIHQNAPLKDAGSTDQLNENVHMESQIVLEADKDIDGHPLEVVNSERGIDSCPQRDHVEEKDKSVDDQLVGGEIEGNSMVSSYSAEVKAGNFDADTSRTRNSVEAQMDNVGADTIGNSKVQDSVKDTNVENRGLSSSQTGTTEARDVNGRGDTPNPCSVPVSQEESIVLLPALGNKDGTIGVPVVTDKGFGVPSVSESGNNQDVIADHEEVHISAEVVLRSTHLDDRNDAEVEASRGDLPAHLSESNAAVAQGSHSELVETARGAFNDQSPPPDTSIPECTPVAETGNPESLCESQAAEMGVTLDGSSTMELTVNLMDVTSKGDSSAEAAITPERPAISTPQEKCEMESKVSGDASKPLESTVVSAGRLPEGQLMSKEPEDGRDCHNSDQTNSDTRVTSGTSSLSVSGKEKGGSEIPRVQDVGIIGSEESSGKGGPGVPGPKQNDAPKAEKSSAVKIVEAPPPTAAPVQTASRVQRSGKRGSPQTADKENKSSKGTPDRKPRRASTKSAGRESAKKGNSVKEARPLEQSELVVKSINVSLGPPGMYQLVQPKEILHHGQIEGLGTKPFGALTTPPSSLPDLNSSAFPSVVFQQPFNDMQQVQLRAQILVYGSLISRLVPEELHMVSAFGGPDGGRSLWEKAWQTCKARTRVQTPHQINLETPTSSRSGDLASDPASKQSKVTPSPAARASTSGTPTPSINPMIPLSSPLWSLPTPSLDALQSSGLPRGVVVDYQPAFPKLAPHQTQPILSYVGQNTSWMSQTPFRGPWAAAPQNPALNTSIRFPSVATESVQLTPVRESSLAFSSGMKHTPPGPSAQGGGPPGATVGVSPAVDLAKVIMQSDQSGDPKSKKRKKGPPSEDRSRINLQSQSHAEKLLIPAATSIPSASVTATTPASFQSKGTTLEFNAVVSPTPSTALDKEADQGKKKPVLSEEAIGKVKEAMQQAENAAALAASAVSHSEEVWNELDKKNISGSVSASEAKLASAAVAIAAAAAVAKAAAAAANVASNAALQAKAMADEALSSDPDPSEGNSRGVIWSNSSSSIIFAAKEAARRRVEAASAAALRAENLDIVVKAAELAAEAISQAGKVVTMGDPLSLSKLAEAGPEGFWKLPQFSSEQASMVRDANVEQANNENLVAGSIGLKKSSEGPADNCAAHSNQHVPSNVSKDILRNPMEDQVRLIVGLSGSVSPGDKDRMGEKLANTSDATEITGVNPESQSGLRSQDIGVQGESNKAAGAKKDYGIQEGSRVEVFKDEDGYKGAWFAADVMSLKDGKASVCYTELPSIEGSGKLQEWVDLEGAGDKAPRIRIPHPMTAVQLDGSKKRRRAAMGSFTCSVGDKVDAWIEDSWWEGVVTEKKDETSVMVQLPVLGETSVVRTWHLRPSLIWMDGKWIEWSSTREDDRSHHEGDTPKEKRAKLGSSGRQAKGKGKALKTVEVQDSDKTDGSKLLDLSVKEKVFNIGKSNKDEGKPDPPRTIRSGLRKQGPGVIFGVPKPGKKRKFMEVSKHYVEDQSNNKAEVSDSVKLANYLMPRGSGPRGLKNAPRTDVRGKEKGKEDTESKTKVPATVRSRGLSGRTVSQRNGSKISVSAPGDTSVTDRGGKIKDPSGHVGKHNSMGAGSFSSSEAATGGSFSFSSQAPSDVTTSRKISAPKSDSMNKEKPASTSGRLARIEEDKSVNSNSEAEPRRSNRRIQPTSRLLEGLQSSLIISKGPSSTHDKGHRSARSGAKGYDSGRE comes from the exons ATGGATTATGATGAAAATGATTTCCAAAACCAGAATCATCATTTAGCTGGTGACG GTGGAAAGTTGGGCTTGTCGGCTGAGGGATATCTATTCGATGGTGAGACAAGCATTAATGTTTCTGGAAGAGATGTTGGTGATGTGGTCATTGACTCTGCAAAAAATGATGCAAAAGAAGATATCACTTGTTCAGAAGTTAAGGTTGATGATGCTACGAGGGATAGTGGCAATATCGCTGTCAAGGATAACTTAAAGACCCAAGAGGATCCACATCCAACCAGTGATGCATCTATTAAGGATGAAAATAATTTACGGAAAGATAACGACTTGCTTAGCAAGGAGCTGCTTGctttagaaaatgaaaagaaagtgAATATTCAGAACTCTGGTGGTGATACGCAGAATGTGGGTAGTGATGAAATGAATCGGCAGAATTCAAATATTAATGCAGTTGAAAGTATAACTCCCCGTCTGGATGCACCCTTGGACTCTACTGTGGAAGGTATCAAGGAGGGAAATGCTGGAAGAACTGTTTTTTGTACTGTGGTGGAAACCTCGGTCCTCGAGGTGGATACTGGCTCAGCGACAGTTCAAGAAAGTGTGGAGGAAGCATGTGGTGGGACTACCATACAGGCCTGCATACATCAAAATGCCCCTCTTAAAGATGCAGGCAGTACTGATCAGttaaatgaaaatgtgcataTGGAGTCTCAGATTGTATTGGAAGCTGACAAAGATATTGACGGTCATCCATTGGAAGTAGTCAATTCTGAGCGGGGTATTGATTCTTGTCCACAAAGAGATCACGTTGAGGAGAAGGATAAGTCTGTAGATGACCAATTGGTTGGTGGAGAAATAGAGGGCAACTCTATGGTATCTTCATATTCTGCGGAAGTTAAAGCCGGCAATTTTGATGCTGATACAAGCAGGACTCGCAACTCTGTTGAAGCGCAGATGGATAATGTTGGAGCTGATACCATTGGAAACTCCAAAGTTCAAGATTCAGTGAAGGATACAAATGTTGAAAATCGAGGATTATCTTCTTCTCAAACTGGAACAACGGAAGCAAGAGATGTGAATGGTCGGGGTGACACTCCTAATCCTTGCTCAGTACCTGTTTCTCAAGAGGAGAGCATAGTGTTGCTTCCTGCTTTGGGCAATAAGGATGGCACGATTGGTGTCCCTGTTGTTACGGACAAGGGTTTTGGCGTGCCATCTGTCAGCGAATCAG GCAATAATCAAGATGTCATTGCTGACCATGAAGAAGTTCATATATCGGCAGAAGTTGTTCTTCGGTCTACCCACTTGGATGACAGAAATGATGCTGAAGTTGAGGCTAGCAGAGGAGATCTGCCAGCTCACCTTTCAGAGTCCAATGCGGCAGTTGCGCAAGGTTCTCACTCTGAACTTGTGGAGACTGCACGCGGAGCTTTCAATGACCAGTCACCGCCACCAGACACATCTATTCCTGAATGCACACCTGTAGCAGAAACTGGCAATCCAGAAAGCCTTTGCGAGTCTCAAGCAGCAGAAATGGGAGTCACTCTTGACGGCAGTAGTACTATGGAACTGACTGTAAATCTCATGGATGTGACAAGCAAAGGTGACAGTTCTGCTGAAGCCGCAATTACTCCTGAAAGACCTGCAATTTCGACCCCAcaagaaaaatgtgaaatgGAATCCAAAGTATCAG GTGATGCATCAAAACCTCTTGAAAGCACTGTAGTCTCGGCAGGTCGCCTACCTGAAGGTCAACTAATGTCAAAGGAACCTGAAGATGGACGAGATTGTCATAATTCTGATCAAACAAATTCTGACACTCGGGTTACTAGTGGAACTAGTAGTCTTTCTGTGAGTGGAAAGGAGAAAGGAGGTTCTGAGATCCCCAGAGTTCAGGATGTTGGAATCATTGGATCTGAAGAGAGCAGTGGCAAAGGTGGGCCAGGTGTTCCGGGTCCAAAACAAAATGATGCTCCGAAAGCTGAGAAGAGCTCCGCTGTTAAG ATTGTGGAGGCACCTCCTCCAACGGCTGCACCAGTCCAGACAGCATCTCGAGTTCAGCGTAGTGGAAAGCGAGGAAGTCCTCAAACTGccgataaagaaaataaaagttctAAAGGTACTCCAGATCGTAAACCTAGGAGAGCATCCACTAAGTCAGCAGGGAGGGAAAGTGCAAAGAAGGGAAACTCGGTGAAAGAAGCACGTCCTTTGGAACAGTCGGAACTGGTGGTCAAATCAATCAATGTGTCCTTAGGTCCTCCTGGGATGTATCAGCTTGTTCAGCCAAAGGAGATCCTACACCATGGACAGATAGAAGGCCTTGGTACCAAACCCTTTGGTGCTCTTACGACTCCTCCATCTAGTCTGCCTGATTTGAACTCTTCAGCTTTCCCTTCTGTGGTTTTTCAGCAACCTTTCAACGATATGCAACAAGTGCAGCTGCGTGCACAGATCCTTGTCTATGGATCTTTAAT TTCAAGGTTAGTTCCAGAGGAGTTGCACATGGTATCAGCATTTGGGGGACCTG ATGGTGGTCGAAGCTTGTGGGAGAAGGCGTGGCAGACATGTAAAGCTAGAACGAGGGTACAAACACCTCATCAGATCAATCTTGAGACCCCAACTTCGTCTCGATCAG GAGACTTGGCTTCTGATCCAGCATCTAAGCAGAGTAAGGTAACTCCATCACCTGCTGCCCGTGCTAGTACAAGTGGAACACCTACACCTAGCATAAATCCAATGATACCTCTTTCATCACCCCTCTGGAGTCTTCCTACACCTTCGCTTGATGCTCTGCAATCCAGTGGCTTGCCTCGAGGTGTTGTTGTGGATTACCAGCCTGCGTTTCCCAAATTGGCGCCACATCAAACTCAACCAATACTAAGTTATGTTGGGCAAAATACCAGTTGGATGTCTCAGACACCTTTTCGTGGTCCTTGGGCTGCTGCTCCACAGAATCCTGCACTCAACACGAGTATTCGCTTTCCATCCGTGGCCACTGAATCTGTTCAGTTAACTCCAGTAAGGGAGTCATCTTTGGCATTTTCTTCTGGCATGAAACATACTCCTCCTGGTCCTTCAGCACAAGGAGGGGGTCCTCCTGGTGCTACTGTGGGGGTCTCTCCTGCCGTTGACTTGGCAAAGGTGATAATGCAATCTGATCAATCTGGTGATCCAAAGTcaaagaaacgaaagaaagGTCCACCATCTGAGGATCGAAGCAGGATCAATTTGCAATCTCAATCACACGCTGAGAAGTTATTAATTCCTGCTGCGACTAGCATTCCTTCTGCATCTGTTACTGCTACAACCCCTGCTAGTTTTCAATCTAAAGGCACCACACTGGAATTCAATGCGGTAGTGTCTCCTACACCCTCCACAGCTCTTGACAAAGAAGCAGATCAGGGTAAAAAGAAGCCTGTGTTATCAGAGGAGGCCATTGGTAAAGTGAAGGAAGCGATGCAGCAAGCTGAGAATGCAGCTGCTCTTGCAGCCTCTGCAGTTAGTCATAGCGAAGAAGTATGGAATGAGTTGGATAAGAAGAATATATCTGGCTCAGTATCAGCATCGGAAGCTAAACTTGCTTCTGCAGCTGTTGCAATagcagctgctgctgctgttgcaAAAGCTGCAGCTGCGGCTGCCAATGTCGCATCAAATGCTGCTTTGCAGGCAAAAGCAATGGCTGATGAAGCATTAAGCAGTGATCCTGATCCAAGTGAAGGCAATTCACGGGGTGTTATTTGGTCAAACAGTTCGAGTTCAATCATCTTTGCTGCTAAGGAGGCTGCTAGAAGAAGGGTTGAAGCCGCTTCAGCTGCAGCATTACGAGCTGAAAATCTGGACATAGTTGTGAAAGCTGCTGAGTTGGCCGCAGAAGCCATATCACAGGCTGGAAAAGTTGTTACAATGGGCGACCCTTTGTCTTTGAGTAAACTAGCTGAAGCTGGTCCGGAGGGCTTCTGGAAATTGCCTCAATTCTCTTCAGAACAAGCATCTATGGTACGTGATGCTAATGTGGAGCAAGCAAATAATGAGAATCTTGTAGCAGGTTCCATTGGCTTGAAGAAAAGCTCTGAGGGACCAGCAGATAATTGTGCAGCTCATTCTAATCAGCATGTGCCGTCAAATGTATCTAAAGATATTCTCAGGAATCCTATGGAAGATCAGGTGAGGTTGATAGTTGGCCTCTCAGGTTCTGTTTCCCCTGGTGATAAAGATCGGATGGGCGAAAAGTTAGCTAACACGTCTGATGCTACCGAGATTACTGGTGTAAATCCTGAATCTCAATCTGGATTGAGATCTCAGGACATTGGAGTACAGGGAGAGTCCAACAAGGCTGCAGGTGCCAAAAAAGACTATGGCATTCAGGAGGGATCCCGCGTGGAG GTTTTCAAAGATGAAGATGGATATAAAGGGGCATGGTTTGCGGCTGATGTAATGAGCTTGAAGGATGGGAAAGCCTCTGTGTGTTACACTGAGCTTCCATCAATTGAAG GCTCAGGGAAGCTACAGGAGTGGGTGGATCTCGAAGGTGCAGGAGATAAGGCACCAAGAATACGTATTCCCCATCCTATGACAGCTGTTCAACTTGATGGATCAAAAAAGAGACGTAGAGCAGCGATGGGGTCTTTCACATGTTCTGTTGGAGACAAAGTTGATGCTTGGATCGAAGACAG CTGGTGGGAAGGAGTTGTGACTGAGAAGAAAGATGAAACTTCTGTGATGGTTCAGTTACCCG TTCTTGGAGAAACCTCAGTCGTCAGAACCTGGCATCTTCGGCCTTCTCTCATTTGGATGGATGGGAAATGGATTGAATGGTCGAGCACGAGAGAGGATGATCGCTCCCATCACGAG GGTGACACGCCAAAGGAAAAGCGAGCTAAGCTGGGGAGTTCAGGAAGGCAAGCAAAAGGGAAGGGTAAAGCATTGAAGACTGTCGAGGTTCAGGACTCTGACAAAACTGATGGTTCAAAATTGTTGGATCTTTCTGTTAAAGAAAAAGTTTTTAACATTGGAAAAAGCAACAAGGATGAGGGCAAGCCTGACCCTCCTAGAACCATCCGTTCTGGCTTAAGAAAGCAAGGCCCAGGAGtaatttttggagtcccaaaGCCCGGAAAAAAGAGGAAGTTCATGGAGGTTAGCAAACATTATGTTGAGGACCAAAGCAATAACAAGGCCGAAGTAAGTGACTCAGTCAAACTTGCGAACTACTTGATGCCTCGAGGAAGTGGACCTCGTGGGCTGAAAAATGCTCCTAGAACTGATGTGAGGGGAAAAGAGAAGGGAAAAGAAGACACTGAATCAAAGACAAAGGTTCCTGCAACAGTAAGATCACGAGGTCTCTCTGGAAGAACGGTTTCTCAAAGAAATGGTTCGAAAATTTCTGTTTCTGCCCCTGGTGATACCTCAGTCACCGATCGCGGCGGGAAGATTAAGGATCCTTCGGGTCATGTTGGAAAGCACAATTCCATGGGAGCTGGATCATTTTCCAGCAGCGAGGCAGCAACCGGGGGCTCATTCTCTTTTTCCTCTCAAGCTCCTTCAGATGTCACCACTTCTAGGAAAATCTCTGCTCCTAAATCTGATTCTATGAATAAAGAGAAACCTGCTTCTACCAGTGGAAGATTGGCCAGGATCGAGGAGGACAAGAGTGTGAACAGTAATTCAGAGGCTGAGCCTCGGAGATCGAATCGTCGAATACAACCTACATCGAGA CTCTTGGAGGGTTTGCAGAGTTCGTTGATCATCTCAAAAGGTCCATCCAGTACGCATGACAAAGGCCATAGAAGTGCTCGCAGTGGTGCCAAGG gGTACGATTCTGGCAGGGAATAA